The region ACCCGCGGACTGACGCTGCTGGAATACATCGCCAAAGCCAACGGCAGCATCGCGCTGACCGATCTGGCTCAACAGGCGGGCTTGCCCAACTCCACCACCCACCGGTTGCTGACCACCATGCAACAGCAGGGGTTCGTGCGCCAGGTCGGCGATTTGGGATTGTGGACCATCGGAACCCATGCCTTCATCGTCGGCAGCAGCTTTCTGCAAAGCCGTAATCTGCTCAGTCTGGTGCACCCGATGTTGCGTCAGTTGATGGAGAGTTCAGGGGAGACGGTGAATCTGGCGGTGCTGGATCAGAGTGATTATCAGGCCATCATCATCGATCAGGTGCAGTGCACCGCGTTGATGCGCATGTCCGCGCCGATCGGCGGCAAACTGCCGATGCACGCGTCCGGCGCCGGCAAAGCGTTCCTCGCCATGCTGCCGGACGACAACATCACCCAACTGCTGCACCGCAAAGGGCTACACAGCTATACCCCGCATACCCTCAGCGCTCAGACGCTGAAGGAAAACCTGACCAGCATTCGCCGCCAGGGCTACGCGCTGGACGATGAGGAACACGCGCTGGGCTTGCGCTGTGTCGCCGCCTGCATTCTGGACGAACACCACGAGGCGTTTGCCGCCATCTCCATTTCCGGGCCGGTATCCCGCATCACCGACGATCGCATCACTGAACTGGGCGCGCTGGTGATCAAGGCGGCGAAAGAGATCACCTACCAGTACGGCGGTGCACGCTGACCGCCGGTGTTATGACGTCAGCGCATTCGCTGACGTTACCGGGTCGGCATAACGTAAGCTGAAGCGTTTTCTGCGCCGGTAAGCGTAGACATCCTCAATATGGCCGTCGCGAATTCGCTGCTGCAACGCCCGCCAGTAGTCAGCCCGAAACAGGTCGCGGTGCAGCTCTTCAAACAGCGGCAGCAAGCGGCGATCGCTGCACAGAAACTGGCGGAACTCTTCCGGAAACACATCATTCGGCCCGACGCTATACCAGGGCTCCGCCGCCAGTTCATCCGCCGGGTCGCGGGGCGGCGGAATATCGCGGAAATTCACCTCGGTCATGTAGCAGATTTCGTCGTAGTCATAAAACACCACCCGACCGTGGCGGGTGACGCCGAAGTTCTTGAACAGCATATCGCCGGGGAAGATATTGGCCGCCGCCAGTTGCCGAATGGCGTTGCCGTACTCGTCGATAACATCGCGCAGCGCCTGCCCGCCGACCTGTTCCAGATAGAGATTCAGCGGCGTCATGCGCCGTTCCATGTACAGGTGGCGGATCACCAGCCGGTCGCCAAGATCCTCCAGTTTGTCCGGCACTTCCCGCCATAGCTCCCCCAATAGCTCCGGGCTGATGCGCGCTTTCTCCAGCACGAAGTTTTCATACTCCTGGGTATCCGCCATGCGTCCGACGCGATCATGCTCCTTCACCAGCCGGTAGCACTCCCGCACCCGCGCTTCACTGACCTCTTTTTGCGGCGCAAACCGATCCTTGATCACCTTGAATACCCGGTCGAAAGTCGGCAACGTGAACACCAGCATCACCATCCCTTTCACACCCGGTGCGGTAATGAACGGCTCCGGCGTACTGGCGACGAAATCGAGATACTCCCGGTAGTACTCGGTCTTGCTGTGCTTCTGGCAGCCGATCGCCAGATACAGCTCCGCGGTGGTTTTACCCGGCAATATCTCCCGCAGCCAGGCCACCAGCGCCGACGGCAGCGGCGCGTAAACCATAAAGTAGGAACGGGCGAAGCCAAACACAATACTGGCATCCGCATGGCGGGTCAGGCAGGTATCGATAAACAGCGCGCCGCGCTCGTTGTGGTGAATCGGCAGCAAAAACGGAAACACGCCGCCCGGCAAACGCAGTTTTCCGACCAGCCAGGCCGCCTTGTTGCGGTAAAACAGCTCGTTCGCCACCTGCAACGAAGCGTTCGCCAGCGACGCCGCCGGGAACGCTTCCCGCAGCGACCGCACCACATAGCCGATGTCCCGCGCCAGGTCTTCCCACGGCAACCGCAGCGGCAAAGCGGTCAGCACCGCTTCCAGCATCGCGGGCCAGCCGCTGTCGGGCTGATAAGTACGAGCCAGCGGACGTGGGATCTCCTGAAAGCGTCGCGCCGGCTGCGAACTGAACACAAACAGTTTGTCCGGCGTCAGCTCGCGGTGATTAAACAACCGGCAATACACCGAGTTGAAAAAGCTCTCTGCAATTTCGAAGCGCGGATAGTCCGGCAACAGTGCGGTATAAATCTGTTTGACCCGCGCGATAAACGCCGCGTCATAACACAGCCGGTCGGTGATGCAGCCCAGTTGCTCCACCACCAGCCCGACATGATGGTCATAAAGCTGGATGCGCTGCTTCATCGCCTGCTGCACCGCGTGCCAGTCCGCCTGCTCGAAGCGCTGCTGCGCCCCGGCGGTGACCTCCAGAAACCGGCCGTACTGCGCATCGAACCCTTGCAGAATGGTCTGCGCCACCAGTTGTTCCCGTCCCCGACTCATCCACCTCTCCCCTAACGCCGTCGATTTAACGTAATGCGGCCAACATCAGGCTGGCCGCTTCACCGTCTGGAGGGTTCAGAACTGCTGTTCTTCCGTCGAACCGGTCAACGCGGTGACGGACGACGCGCCGCCCTGAATCAGGGTGGTCACCTTGTCGAAATAACCGGTGCCCACTTCCTGCTGGTGAGACGAGAAGGTGTACCCTTCTTTAATGGCCGCAAATTCCGGCTGCTGCACCTTCTCCACGTAGTGCTTCATGCCTTCACCCTGCGCATAGGCATGCGCCAGGTCAAACATGTTGAACCACATGCTGTGGATACCCGCCAGCGTGATGAACTGGTATTTGTAGCCCATCGCCGACAGTTCATCCTGAAAACGGGCGATGGTGCGATCGTCCAGATTCTTCTTCCAGTTGAATGACGGCGAGCAGTTGTAGGCCAGCAGCTTGCCGGGGAAACGGGCGTGAATCGCCTCGGCGAAACGCCGTGCCAGCGCCAGATCGGGCGTTGAGGTTTCACACCACACCAGATCAGCGTAAGGCGCGTACGCCAGCCCGCGGCTGATCGCCTGCTCCACCCCGGCGCGGGTACGGTAAAACCCTTCCACCGTGCGTTCGCCGGTGACGAAGTCCCGATCGTAATCATCGCAATCCGAGGTCAGCAGGTCGGCGGCGTCAGCGTCGGTACGCGCCACCAGCAAGGTCGGCACGCCCAGCACGTCCGCCGCCAGCCGGGCCGCCACCAGTTTCTGCACCGCCTCCTGCGTCGGCACCAGCACCTTGCCGCCCATATGGCCGCACTTCTTCACCGACGCCAGTTGGTCTTCAAAATGGACAGCGGCGGCGCCCGCTTCAATCATCGATTTCATCAGCTCAAACGCATTCAGCACCCCGCCGAAACCGGCTTCCGCATCCGCCACGATCGGCAAAAAGTAGTCGGTGTAACGCGGGTCATCCTGCCCTATGCCGTTGGCCCACTGGATTTGATCCGCACGCCGGAAAGTATTGTTGATACGCTGCACCACCGCCGGCACCGAGTTGGACGGATAGAGCGACTGGTCCGGATACATGCTGGCGGCCAGGTTGGCGTCCGCCGCCACCTGCCAGCCGGACAGATACACCGCTTCCAGCCCGGCCTTTGCCTGCTGCAACGCCTGCCCGCCGGTGAGCGCGCCAAGGCAGTTGATATAGCCTTTGCGCGACGAGCCGTTCAGCAAGGCCCACAATTTTTCCGCGCCCAGCTGCGCCAGGGTACAAACGGGATTTACCGACCCGCGCAGATTCACCACATCTTCCGCGCGATACGGGCGGGTAATGCCTTTCCAGCGCGGCGTGTTCCACTCTTGTTCCAGTTGCTCGATTTGTTGGGTACGAGAGGTGCTCATAGCGATTCCTTTTTTAAACAGGATTAATCAAGTAAGTCGTAACCGGGTAAGGTGAGGAAATCGATTAACGCGTCCTGCGTGGTGATGCGTTCCATCAGTCGGGCGGCTTCCTCGAAACGGCCGCCGTCGAAGCGGGCATCGCCCAGCTCAACACGGATAACCTGCATCTCTTCGACCAGCATCTGGCGAAACAGCACCTTGGTCACCACCCGACCGTCACTGAGGGTTTTACCGTGGTGGATCCACTGCCAGATTGAGGTACGGGAGATTTCGGCGGTGGCGGCATCCTCCATCAGCCCGTAAATCGGCACACAGCCGTTGCCGGAAATCCAGGCTTCGATGTATTGCACCGCTACGCGGA is a window of Dickeya solani IPO 2222 DNA encoding:
- the iclR gene encoding glyoxylate bypass operon transcriptional repressor IclR, encoding MTPPEPAKRGKKPRAAASPAQPAGQVQSLTRGLTLLEYIAKANGSIALTDLAQQAGLPNSTTHRLLTTMQQQGFVRQVGDLGLWTIGTHAFIVGSSFLQSRNLLSLVHPMLRQLMESSGETVNLAVLDQSDYQAIIIDQVQCTALMRMSAPIGGKLPMHASGAGKAFLAMLPDDNITQLLHRKGLHSYTPHTLSAQTLKENLTSIRRQGYALDDEEHALGLRCVAACILDEHHEAFAAISISGPVSRITDDRITELGALVIKAAKEITYQYGGAR
- the aceK gene encoding bifunctional isocitrate dehydrogenase kinase/phosphatase, producing the protein MSRGREQLVAQTILQGFDAQYGRFLEVTAGAQQRFEQADWHAVQQAMKQRIQLYDHHVGLVVEQLGCITDRLCYDAAFIARVKQIYTALLPDYPRFEIAESFFNSVYCRLFNHRELTPDKLFVFSSQPARRFQEIPRPLARTYQPDSGWPAMLEAVLTALPLRLPWEDLARDIGYVVRSLREAFPAASLANASLQVANELFYRNKAAWLVGKLRLPGGVFPFLLPIHHNERGALFIDTCLTRHADASIVFGFARSYFMVYAPLPSALVAWLREILPGKTTAELYLAIGCQKHSKTEYYREYLDFVASTPEPFITAPGVKGMVMLVFTLPTFDRVFKVIKDRFAPQKEVSEARVRECYRLVKEHDRVGRMADTQEYENFVLEKARISPELLGELWREVPDKLEDLGDRLVIRHLYMERRMTPLNLYLEQVGGQALRDVIDEYGNAIRQLAAANIFPGDMLFKNFGVTRHGRVVFYDYDEICYMTEVNFRDIPPPRDPADELAAEPWYSVGPNDVFPEEFRQFLCSDRRLLPLFEELHRDLFRADYWRALQQRIRDGHIEDVYAYRRRKRFSLRYADPVTSANALTS
- the aceA gene encoding isocitrate lyase; this encodes MSTSRTQQIEQLEQEWNTPRWKGITRPYRAEDVVNLRGSVNPVCTLAQLGAEKLWALLNGSSRKGYINCLGALTGGQALQQAKAGLEAVYLSGWQVAADANLAASMYPDQSLYPSNSVPAVVQRINNTFRRADQIQWANGIGQDDPRYTDYFLPIVADAEAGFGGVLNAFELMKSMIEAGAAAVHFEDQLASVKKCGHMGGKVLVPTQEAVQKLVAARLAADVLGVPTLLVARTDADAADLLTSDCDDYDRDFVTGERTVEGFYRTRAGVEQAISRGLAYAPYADLVWCETSTPDLALARRFAEAIHARFPGKLLAYNCSPSFNWKKNLDDRTIARFQDELSAMGYKYQFITLAGIHSMWFNMFDLAHAYAQGEGMKHYVEKVQQPEFAAIKEGYTFSSHQQEVGTGYFDKVTTLIQGGASSVTALTGSTEEQQF